The following are encoded together in the Fodinibius salinus genome:
- the hflK gene encoding FtsH protease activity modulator HflK: protein MADNNFSDMDIPPQLKKLSKNIRYIVLAVVVLVLAFSSFFTVNPEEVGVITRFGEFTRTAQPGLNFKLPFLEGVQLVPVERQLKHEFGYRTVSAGVNTSYAKKPYTNESLMLTGDLNLADVEWVVQYRVQDPYNFLFKIREPEQTLRDVSEAAMRQIVGDRTVNEVLTVGRAEVAAKAKELIQKLCDEYESGLRIEQIVLQDINPPDPVKPAFNAVNEAQQKKETLINQAKSEYNKVIPKARGQAEETIQKAKGYAVNRTNRAEGEASRFNQLYREYRKAPEVTKRRLYLETIEKILPQIGNKIVTDQNGNNVLPLLQMQMDGVKLNQPNSKANGEN from the coding sequence ATGGCTGACAATAATTTTTCCGATATGGATATACCGCCGCAACTTAAAAAGCTGAGCAAGAACATTCGCTATATTGTTCTTGCAGTTGTAGTGTTGGTGCTGGCGTTTTCTTCTTTTTTTACTGTTAATCCAGAAGAAGTGGGTGTAATAACACGATTTGGAGAATTTACCCGTACGGCACAACCCGGCTTAAATTTTAAACTGCCATTTTTAGAAGGTGTACAGCTTGTGCCCGTAGAAAGACAGCTTAAGCATGAATTTGGTTATCGTACCGTTAGTGCAGGCGTTAATACTAGCTATGCCAAGAAACCATATACAAACGAGTCTTTGATGTTAACTGGTGATCTAAACTTGGCAGATGTGGAATGGGTAGTGCAATACCGGGTGCAAGATCCCTATAACTTTTTGTTTAAGATTCGTGAGCCGGAGCAAACATTACGCGATGTATCAGAAGCAGCCATGCGCCAGATTGTAGGTGATAGAACGGTAAATGAGGTTCTTACCGTGGGACGTGCTGAAGTAGCTGCTAAGGCGAAGGAGCTTATCCAGAAGCTTTGTGATGAGTATGAATCGGGGTTACGTATTGAGCAGATTGTCTTGCAGGATATCAATCCGCCTGATCCCGTAAAGCCGGCTTTTAATGCTGTAAATGAAGCCCAACAGAAAAAAGAAACGCTGATAAATCAGGCAAAATCAGAATACAACAAGGTAATCCCCAAAGCTCGTGGCCAAGCAGAAGAGACGATCCAAAAGGCCAAAGGGTATGCAGTAAATCGGACTAACAGAGCCGAGGGTGAGGCCTCACGCTTTAATCAGCTTTATCGCGAATATAGAAAAGCACCCGAAGTAACCAAGCGGCGGCTTTATCTTGAAACTATTGAAAAAATTCTACCCCAAATCGGTAATAAGATTGTGACCGACCAGAATGGGAATAATGTACTTCCGCTGTTGCAAATGCAGATGGATGGGGTAAAACTTAATCAGCCAAATTCAAAAGCTAACGGAGAGAATTAA
- a CDS encoding DUF1844 domain-containing protein, with protein sequence MDEMNLNGDNLSEDEQQQLLFMMLVQQHQQIAMMGMGKMENPQTGETERELKSAKFAIDTLVMLQDFTEGNLPDKLDNYLKETLNNLRMNYAEEKENDDSEEE encoded by the coding sequence ATGGATGAAATGAATTTAAACGGCGATAATTTATCAGAAGATGAACAGCAGCAGCTTCTTTTTATGATGCTCGTCCAGCAGCATCAACAGATAGCTATGATGGGGATGGGGAAGATGGAGAACCCGCAAACCGGAGAAACTGAACGCGAGCTTAAATCAGCCAAATTTGCCATTGACACGTTAGTAATGCTGCAAGATTTTACGGAAGGCAATCTGCCGGATAAGCTGGATAATTATCTTAAAGAGACGTTGAATAACTTGCGGATGAATTATGCTGAAGAAAAAGAAAATGACGATTCGGAAGAGGAATAA
- a CDS encoding superoxide dismutase, translating into MAYELPDLPYAYDALEPHIDERTMKIHHTKHHQGYTDKVNAALEGHEFADLPIENVLQRITEVPEGKRQAVINNGGGYANHKLFWTILSPNGGGTPTGDIAGAIDEEFGSFDSFKGTFNDAATGQFGSGWGWLCVKNDGSLEVLSTANQNSPYMNGLTPILGVDVWEHAYYLNYQNERGSYVDNFWNLVNWDQVNEYYADAT; encoded by the coding sequence ATGGCTTACGAATTACCTGATCTACCTTATGCTTACGATGCGCTGGAACCCCATATTGATGAGCGTACGATGAAGATTCATCATACCAAACATCATCAGGGATATACCGACAAGGTAAATGCCGCACTTGAGGGACACGAGTTTGCTGATCTCCCTATTGAGAATGTGCTGCAGCGAATTACTGAAGTTCCTGAAGGAAAGCGACAGGCTGTAATCAACAATGGCGGTGGTTATGCTAATCACAAACTATTTTGGACAATTCTTTCGCCCAACGGTGGTGGAACTCCAACAGGAGATATTGCCGGAGCCATTGATGAAGAATTTGGCAGTTTCGATTCTTTTAAAGGAACATTTAATGACGCCGCTACTGGACAGTTTGGTTCAGGATGGGGCTGGCTCTGCGTTAAGAATGATGGGAGCCTCGAAGTGCTTTCCACCGCTAACCAAAATAGTCCTTATATGAATGGGTTGACGCCTATTTTGGGTGTTGATGTTTGGGAGCACGCTTATTACTTGAATTATCAAAATGAACGTGGCAGTTATGTAGATAATTTCTGGAATCTGGTCAATTGGGATCAGGTGAATGAATATTATGCGGATGCCACCTAA
- a CDS encoding NAD(P)H-hydrate dehydratase has protein sequence MVKETLDAPYSHYLLDAELSQKVDHRTTEEMDIDGFTLMEIAGSSAAKKILQHNKQLQHNVFLCGKGNNAGDALVVARYLLQHDARVTLVFISGTDDLSKDTQKNLKLLRAFDKKDRITIYEKWSGFSAPNNYNFIIDGMLGTGLTSDLRGDYAKAVGWANQQQHPVLAMDIPTGLHPDSGEKMGKAIEAVRTFSFGGRKQGFYLNDGPAVTGTIDYCDLPFPNAYKEDCKTFALDTDWVSLPSYTPGKHKYDSGVLHIVAGSEGLTGAAIMAARSAWAEGLGAIIIICPRGLLSVFEHNLPSVIKKPVGKKEDYYFKESHAEQVQDILQEKESSMLLGPGLGRNTDTISFVEQLLTTTTTDTIIDADGLWCLSQLEEWPKTDQANWILTPHPGELQKLIKDEIGEGHQRLNTVRKLCQENNTTILSKGMPGIIGTPSRKCYLTNYNTNYFARAGSGDVLAGKVSAFSALGLAADESCAAALLNGQQKLSSLQKDTNKIPEPTDFI, from the coding sequence ATGGTAAAAGAGACTCTTGACGCACCTTACTCTCACTATCTGCTTGATGCTGAGCTGAGCCAAAAAGTTGACCATCGAACTACCGAAGAGATGGACATAGATGGTTTTACGCTGATGGAAATAGCAGGATCGTCAGCTGCCAAAAAGATTTTGCAGCACAATAAGCAGCTTCAACACAATGTTTTTCTGTGCGGTAAAGGAAACAACGCCGGGGATGCACTGGTCGTAGCCCGGTATCTTTTGCAGCATGATGCTAGAGTGACGCTAGTATTTATAAGTGGTACTGATGATCTTTCCAAAGATACGCAAAAGAACCTTAAACTTCTCCGGGCCTTTGATAAGAAAGACCGCATCACCATTTACGAAAAGTGGTCAGGTTTTTCTGCTCCAAATAACTATAATTTTATCATTGACGGGATGCTTGGAACCGGGCTAACGAGTGATCTCCGGGGCGATTATGCTAAAGCCGTAGGCTGGGCCAACCAGCAACAACATCCGGTACTAGCTATGGATATCCCTACCGGATTACATCCCGATTCCGGAGAAAAGATGGGCAAGGCAATAGAGGCAGTACGTACCTTTTCCTTTGGCGGACGTAAACAAGGGTTTTATCTTAACGACGGACCTGCAGTTACCGGAACTATTGACTATTGCGACCTCCCCTTTCCCAATGCTTATAAAGAAGACTGCAAGACATTTGCCCTCGATACTGATTGGGTATCCCTTCCCTCTTACACACCAGGCAAACACAAGTATGATTCCGGCGTACTGCATATTGTGGCCGGTTCCGAAGGATTAACGGGTGCTGCCATTATGGCCGCCAGAAGTGCCTGGGCCGAAGGACTTGGTGCCATTATTATTATCTGTCCACGGGGGCTGCTATCCGTATTTGAACACAATCTGCCATCAGTTATCAAAAAACCGGTAGGTAAAAAGGAAGATTATTATTTTAAAGAAAGTCATGCCGAACAGGTACAAGACATTCTCCAGGAAAAAGAAAGCAGCATGCTGCTTGGGCCGGGTCTGGGGCGAAATACCGATACAATATCATTTGTAGAGCAACTACTCACAACAACTACAACTGATACTATTATTGATGCCGATGGCTTGTGGTGCCTATCTCAATTAGAAGAGTGGCCCAAAACGGACCAAGCAAACTGGATATTAACCCCTCATCCCGGCGAACTCCAAAAACTGATTAAAGATGAAATCGGTGAAGGTCATCAGCGATTAAATACCGTTCGAAAATTATGCCAAGAAAATAACACCACAATATTATCGAAGGGCATGCCGGGCATAATCGGAACCCCCAGCAGAAAATGCTATTTAACAAATTACAACACCAACTATTTCGCCCGTGCCGGAAGTGGTGATGTGCTGGCGGGAAAAGTAAGTGCCTTCTCCGCCCTTGGTTTAGCCGCTGATGAAAGTTGCGCAGCTGCTCTGCTCAATGGTCAACAAAAATTATCTTCATTGCAAAAGGATACCAACAAGATTCCCGAACCTACTGATTTTATATGA
- the proS gene encoding proline--tRNA ligase, with protein sequence MAKKITSKDEDFSQWYQDVIREGKLADHSPVRGCMVIRPNGYALWENMKDSLDQMFKDTGHENAYFPLFIPKSFLSKEAQHVEGFAKECAVVTHNRLQSSEDGVEVDPESKLDEELIVRPTSETIIWDSYRDWIQSYRDLPILINQWANVVRWEMRTRMFLRTMEFLWQEGHTAHATKEEAVDETKQMLEVYRTFAEEYMAMPVKTGVKTESERFAGAVDTYCIETLLQDNKALQAGTSHFLGQNFAKAFDVKFQSSEGQHEYVWATSWGVSTRLIGGLIMTHSDDQGLIIPPKLAPNQIVIVPIWKNDEQKEEVLDYCHEIMDELNELDIRIKLDHRENMSVGWKFNEHEAAGVPLRLTIGPRDLENNNVEVARRDTGNKNIEDREGIAQHAADLLETIQEDLYKSAQQRIDENTHSVDSYNEFKEIIEEEGGFVYAHWDGTAETEEKIKDETKATIRCIPLEDGEQGECMVTGKPSKQKVLFAQAY encoded by the coding sequence ATGGCAAAGAAGATTACCAGTAAAGACGAAGATTTTTCGCAGTGGTATCAGGATGTAATTCGCGAAGGCAAGTTGGCCGACCATTCTCCAGTACGCGGCTGTATGGTTATTCGTCCCAACGGCTATGCCCTTTGGGAAAACATGAAGGATTCGCTGGATCAGATGTTTAAAGACACCGGCCATGAGAATGCTTATTTTCCGCTTTTTATTCCAAAATCATTTTTATCGAAAGAAGCCCAACATGTTGAAGGCTTTGCCAAAGAGTGTGCCGTCGTAACTCATAACCGACTGCAAAGCTCGGAAGACGGGGTTGAAGTAGATCCCGAATCGAAGCTGGACGAAGAGCTAATTGTACGTCCGACTTCCGAAACCATCATCTGGGATTCCTACCGGGACTGGATTCAATCGTATCGCGATCTGCCAATCCTGATTAACCAATGGGCTAACGTCGTACGCTGGGAAATGCGGACGCGGATGTTTCTACGCACCATGGAGTTTCTCTGGCAGGAAGGTCACACCGCCCACGCTACAAAAGAAGAAGCGGTGGATGAAACCAAGCAAATGCTGGAAGTCTATCGTACTTTTGCCGAAGAATATATGGCTATGCCGGTTAAAACGGGTGTAAAAACTGAATCCGAACGCTTTGCTGGTGCTGTAGATACTTATTGCATAGAAACACTTCTGCAGGACAACAAAGCGCTGCAGGCCGGTACATCGCACTTCCTGGGGCAGAATTTTGCCAAGGCCTTCGACGTAAAATTTCAAAGCTCCGAAGGTCAACACGAATATGTTTGGGCTACCAGCTGGGGCGTTTCTACGCGACTTATCGGCGGGTTGATTATGACACATTCTGATGACCAAGGACTCATTATTCCCCCTAAGCTAGCACCTAATCAAATTGTAATTGTACCCATCTGGAAAAATGATGAGCAGAAAGAAGAGGTGCTTGATTACTGCCACGAAATTATGGACGAGCTCAATGAGCTGGATATCCGTATTAAACTTGACCATCGTGAAAACATGAGCGTCGGCTGGAAGTTTAATGAACACGAAGCGGCTGGTGTTCCACTTAGGCTGACGATTGGTCCCCGTGACCTAGAAAACAATAATGTGGAAGTAGCCCGCCGAGATACCGGCAACAAGAATATTGAAGACCGTGAAGGCATTGCACAGCACGCTGCTGATCTCCTCGAGACTATCCAGGAGGACTTATATAAAAGTGCACAACAACGCATTGACGAAAATACCCATTCGGTAGATTCCTATAATGAGTTCAAAGAAATAATCGAAGAGGAAGGTGGCTTTGTATATGCCCACTGGGATGGTACTGCAGAAACCGAAGAAAAAATCAAAGATGAAACGAAAGCTACTATCAGATGTATTCCGCTGGAAGATGGAGAGCAAGGCGAATGCATGGTAACCGGCAAACCATCCAAGCAAAAAGTATTATTTGCCCAAGCTTACTAA
- a CDS encoding energy transducer TonB translates to MRSDRKKPSSDLQNYYTLFLQGGMIVVLLLFVLAAKIDFVSEKPDADLTEEQEVTKMEEVVQTKQEKKPPAPPAPQVPVEVPNDEIVEDQSIDLDADMSMDEKLEMPPPPEEEEEEDFFVAVENMPELKGGLAGLQKQINYPEMARKAGIEGRVTIQFVVTEDGNVEDPKVIRGIGGGCDKEALRVVKQAEFKPGRQRGEPVRVQYSLPITFKLQN, encoded by the coding sequence ATGCGATCGGATAGAAAAAAACCATCGTCTGATCTTCAAAACTATTACACCTTGTTTTTACAAGGAGGGATGATTGTTGTCCTGCTTCTATTTGTCTTGGCAGCAAAAATTGACTTTGTATCCGAAAAGCCCGATGCGGATTTGACGGAAGAGCAAGAAGTCACCAAGATGGAAGAAGTTGTTCAAACCAAACAGGAAAAGAAACCCCCAGCTCCACCTGCTCCTCAAGTACCTGTAGAAGTACCAAATGACGAAATTGTCGAAGATCAGAGTATCGATCTGGATGCCGATATGAGCATGGACGAAAAGCTTGAAATGCCACCTCCACCCGAAGAAGAGGAAGAAGAAGATTTCTTCGTCGCTGTTGAAAATATGCCTGAACTGAAAGGTGGTCTTGCAGGTTTGCAGAAACAAATTAACTACCCCGAAATGGCACGAAAAGCCGGCATTGAAGGAAGGGTTACTATTCAATTTGTTGTTACAGAAGATGGTAATGTTGAAGACCCGAAGGTTATTCGAGGCATTGGTGGCGGTTGTGATAAAGAAGCCTTACGCGTGGTAAAGCAAGCAGAATTCAAACCAGGACGCCAGCGAGGTGAGCCGGTTCGTGTACAATATAGCCTGCCGATCACCTTTAAACTACAAAACTAG
- a CDS encoding DUF429 domain-containing protein, whose amino-acid sequence MKTLGLDGCRAGWIAISIDDENAGYWLLESDEKLKEFFEDFDRIFIDVPIGLTEKEYVRQCDAELRDVLGPDYQASVFNPPIRSALYAPTYAEASMTSFETTGKKISLQSWNITPNIKIVDKYLQENEELREKVYESHPELLFRILNGNNSILQKKATKKGLRHRLKLLKDNSKYADDFFRDIKEEYRRNQVDEDDIVDAMSLALFALRSVDEEIKTLPDDPPTDNTGLPMAIHYV is encoded by the coding sequence TTGAAGACATTAGGATTAGACGGTTGCCGTGCCGGATGGATAGCGATAAGTATAGATGATGAGAACGCGGGATACTGGTTGCTGGAGTCCGACGAAAAACTTAAAGAGTTTTTTGAGGATTTCGATCGTATCTTTATTGATGTGCCCATCGGCTTAACGGAGAAAGAGTATGTCCGGCAGTGTGATGCCGAGCTCCGTGATGTGCTGGGCCCTGATTATCAAGCCAGTGTGTTTAATCCGCCCATACGCTCGGCCTTGTATGCACCAACTTATGCCGAGGCATCAATGACCAGCTTTGAGACTACGGGTAAGAAAATTTCGTTGCAGTCGTGGAATATTACGCCCAACATTAAAATTGTGGATAAGTACCTGCAGGAAAACGAAGAACTGCGGGAAAAAGTGTATGAAAGTCACCCCGAATTGTTGTTTCGGATTCTCAACGGCAACAACTCCATCCTGCAAAAGAAAGCCACAAAGAAAGGATTGCGTCACCGGCTGAAATTGCTAAAGGATAATAGTAAATATGCGGATGACTTTTTTCGCGATATCAAAGAAGAATATCGCCGTAACCAAGTAGACGAAGACGACATTGTGGATGCCATGTCGCTGGCGCTCTTTGCTTTACGATCAGTTGACGAAGAGATAAAGACACTGCCCGACGATCCGCCCACCGATAATACAGGATTACCAATGGCCATTCACTACGTGTAA
- a CDS encoding BrxA/BrxB family bacilliredoxin gives MQFGLGAGPDVSWMREELTELGIEELKTVDDVDRAMDEYDEGTMLMVINSVCGCAAGNARPGVKLALDDAENQPDHMVTVFAGQDKEATARAREYFSEYPPSSPAFAYFKDGEIEAMIPRHRIEGRTKDDIAEDLKMVFKAFNGEEEE, from the coding sequence ATGCAATTTGGATTAGGTGCAGGTCCTGATGTTTCCTGGATGCGGGAAGAGCTGACTGAGCTGGGAATTGAAGAATTAAAAACGGTCGATGACGTAGATCGTGCAATGGATGAATATGATGAAGGCACGATGCTGATGGTTATTAACTCAGTTTGTGGATGTGCAGCTGGTAATGCGCGTCCGGGTGTTAAGCTGGCTCTTGATGATGCCGAAAACCAACCAGATCACATGGTGACAGTTTTTGCCGGACAGGATAAAGAAGCTACAGCTCGTGCACGCGAATATTTTAGCGAATACCCACCTTCCTCACCGGCCTTTGCTTATTTCAAAGATGGCGAAATTGAGGCTATGATTCCGCGCCATCGCATTGAGGGTCGAACTAAAGATGATATTGCAGAAGACCTAAAGATGGTATTTAAAGCTTTTAACGGCGAAGAGGAAGAGTAA
- the sthA gene encoding Si-specific NAD(P)(+) transhydrogenase, whose protein sequence is MNRDYDVIVIGTGPAGFSCAMQSSKFNKDALVIESHQEYLGGTWINSGTVPSKALREASETILGFNDQFGDEDHKKPYERFRMADLLQYKQEILEKENRKVKNDLIKNEVDVARGFGRFLDEHTVEVETHFGTTETYTADYILVCTGSNPREPENFEIDGDKILDYKSILELTHIPRRLTIVGSGVHAIEYATTFSALGTRVTVLSDRSEVLSFLDHEIKEQLQLVLDNKNINLKTDVAIQGVDFNSLRNYTEVTFTSANDGDRRQVLETEHVLYLGGRKSNIEGLGLENTQVEVDKEDCIVVNDDFKTSSDSVYAAGDVIGFPRLTSASFTEGRLAACNMFGIPALEVPNEIPYAIYTIPEIASIGLTEKEAEEQELDVSVGRAYFSNIAKADMTNHTEGMLKLVFETESLDLLGVHILGDDAANMIHLGQSVISFEGDVRYFINHVMNYPTMSEAYRIAAFNGVNRVFKAGVKYQNILEDK, encoded by the coding sequence ATGAACAGAGATTACGATGTTATCGTTATCGGAACCGGTCCGGCCGGCTTTTCATGTGCCATGCAAAGCTCCAAATTTAACAAGGATGCGTTGGTCATTGAATCCCACCAAGAATATCTGGGTGGTACTTGGATTAATTCGGGTACGGTCCCCAGTAAAGCACTCAGAGAAGCTTCAGAAACTATTCTCGGATTTAATGATCAGTTTGGTGATGAAGACCACAAAAAGCCGTACGAGCGCTTTCGAATGGCTGACCTGTTGCAGTATAAACAGGAAATACTGGAGAAAGAAAACCGGAAGGTCAAGAATGACCTCATCAAAAATGAAGTTGATGTAGCACGCGGTTTTGGACGTTTTTTGGATGAACATACGGTAGAGGTAGAAACGCATTTCGGAACAACAGAAACATATACCGCTGACTATATTTTAGTATGTACCGGTAGCAACCCACGTGAACCGGAGAATTTCGAGATCGACGGTGACAAGATTCTGGATTATAAATCTATCCTTGAACTCACTCACATTCCGCGCCGGCTTACCATTGTAGGATCGGGCGTGCATGCTATTGAATATGCCACCACCTTTTCTGCTCTTGGTACGCGGGTTACAGTACTCAGCGATCGCAGTGAAGTGCTTTCTTTCCTAGATCATGAAATTAAAGAACAGCTGCAGTTGGTGCTCGACAATAAAAACATCAACCTAAAAACGGATGTAGCAATCCAGGGTGTGGATTTTAACAGTCTTCGAAATTATACCGAGGTGACCTTCACATCTGCCAACGACGGAGACCGACGGCAAGTGCTTGAAACCGAACATGTGCTCTATCTGGGAGGACGTAAATCCAACATTGAGGGTTTGGGGCTCGAAAATACGCAGGTAGAAGTTGATAAGGAAGACTGCATTGTAGTGAACGATGATTTTAAAACATCCAGCGACAGTGTCTATGCAGCCGGAGATGTCATTGGCTTCCCCAGGCTAACCTCTGCTTCTTTTACCGAAGGGCGCCTTGCCGCCTGCAATATGTTTGGAATTCCCGCCCTCGAAGTGCCAAACGAAATTCCCTACGCCATCTATACCATCCCGGAAATTGCCAGTATCGGTCTCACCGAAAAAGAAGCCGAAGAACAGGAACTGGATGTTTCGGTCGGTCGCGCCTACTTTAGTAACATTGCCAAAGCAGATATGACCAATCACACCGAAGGCATGCTTAAACTTGTCTTCGAAACTGAATCTCTGGACCTGCTGGGCGTACATATTCTGGGTGATGATGCGGCCAATATGATTCACCTCGGGCAATCAGTAATTTCCTTTGAGGGTGATGTTCGCTATTTCATCAATCACGTCATGAACTATCCCACTATGAGTGAAGCGTACCGTATTGCCGCTTTTAATGGCGTAAATCGTGTTTTTAAAGCGGGCGTTAAATACCAAAACATTCTTGAAGATAAGTAG
- the aspS gene encoding aspartate--tRNA ligase yields MAWKRSHHCAELTTENMGEEVILNGWVDTRRDLGGVIFIDLRDRYGITQIVFKETDESLHSKAEQLRTEYVIGIKGTVKKRGEENINDELSTGGIEIDVNDLTIYSEAETTPFEIKDDIETGEDLRLEYRYLDLRRNELQQNMIMRSDFYQSTRSYFYENDFLEVETPVLMKSTPEGARDYLVPSRVNPGRFFALPQSPQTYKQLLMVSGFDRYFQIVKCFRDEDLRADRQPEFTQIDVEMSFVDEEDVMESTEGLMQKLMADTIDEQVKAPFERMTYEEAMRTYGTDKPDTRFGLEFTDFSDLVENSDFNIFANTVQDGGAVLGITVPDQGDMGRGAIDRLTERVQDETGAAGLIYIKLNEDDGVKCSVGKFLDDSTVDAMVDRADADMGDLVLILAGASPDVYKQMGQLRLMMGNEHDLIDEEAYEFLWVTDFPLVEWSREDQRYHALHHPFTSPKMNQLDLLDDDPASVNSRAYDLVLNGYEIGGGSIRIHDRELQTRMFDLLGIDEEEAEKRFGFLLEAFKYGAPPHGGIALGVDRIVMILADESSLRDVIAFPKNKKAQSTMDNSPDFVDQEQLDELHIELKHYAEKAAQEE; encoded by the coding sequence ATGGCGTGGAAACGATCACATCACTGTGCTGAACTGACAACCGAAAACATGGGAGAAGAGGTTATCCTTAATGGATGGGTAGATACCCGCCGCGATCTGGGTGGCGTAATCTTTATAGACTTACGGGACCGGTACGGTATTACGCAAATTGTTTTTAAAGAAACGGATGAAAGTCTCCACAGCAAAGCTGAACAGCTGCGAACCGAATATGTGATTGGTATAAAAGGTACAGTCAAAAAAAGGGGCGAAGAAAATATCAATGATGAGCTGTCTACCGGAGGAATAGAGATAGATGTTAATGATTTAACTATTTACTCTGAGGCCGAAACCACACCTTTTGAAATCAAGGATGATATTGAAACCGGTGAAGATTTGCGTCTGGAATATCGTTATTTAGATTTGCGGCGCAATGAGTTGCAGCAAAATATGATTATGCGTTCGGATTTTTACCAGTCCACGCGCTCATATTTTTATGAGAATGATTTTCTGGAAGTGGAGACGCCAGTACTGATGAAAAGTACGCCAGAGGGTGCACGTGATTATCTGGTGCCCAGTCGCGTAAATCCCGGTCGTTTTTTTGCGTTACCGCAAAGTCCGCAAACCTACAAACAGTTGCTTATGGTTTCGGGTTTTGACCGCTACTTTCAGATCGTAAAGTGTTTTCGGGACGAAGATCTGCGTGCTGATCGTCAGCCGGAGTTTACTCAGATTGATGTCGAAATGTCGTTCGTAGATGAAGAAGATGTAATGGAATCTACCGAAGGGCTGATGCAGAAACTTATGGCTGATACCATTGATGAGCAGGTTAAAGCTCCTTTTGAGCGAATGACCTACGAAGAGGCAATGAGAACGTATGGCACTGACAAGCCGGATACGCGCTTTGGCCTGGAATTTACCGATTTTTCTGATCTCGTCGAAAATTCTGATTTCAATATTTTTGCCAACACCGTGCAAGACGGTGGCGCAGTACTGGGTATTACGGTCCCGGATCAGGGAGATATGGGACGTGGTGCAATTGATCGGCTTACCGAACGCGTGCAGGATGAAACCGGTGCGGCGGGTCTCATTTATATAAAGCTAAATGAAGATGACGGTGTAAAATGTAGCGTTGGCAAATTTCTTGATGATAGTACAGTGGATGCTATGGTGGATCGTGCGGATGCTGACATGGGTGATCTGGTACTCATTTTGGCAGGTGCGAGCCCTGATGTATATAAGCAGATGGGGCAGTTGCGTCTGATGATGGGTAACGAACATGACCTTATTGATGAAGAAGCATATGAATTTTTATGGGTTACCGACTTTCCACTGGTAGAATGGAGTCGGGAAGACCAGCGGTATCATGCACTGCACCATCCGTTTACATCTCCCAAAATGAATCAGCTTGATCTGCTGGATGATGATCCTGCTTCGGTGAATTCACGAGCTTACGATCTGGTGCTTAACGGCTACGAAATTGGCGGCGGGTCTATTCGTATTCACGATCGTGAACTCCAAACCCGGATGTTCGATTTGTTGGGGATTGATGAAGAAGAGGCCGAAAAGCGGTTTGGCTTTCTGTTGGAAGCCTTTAAATACGGAGCCCCACCGCACGGAGGTATTGCACTTGGCGTAGATCGGATCGTGATGATTTTGGCAGATGAAAGTAGCTTGCGGGATGTGATTGCCTTTCCCAAAAATAAGAAGGCGCAAAGTACAATGGATAACAGCCCAGATTTTGTGGATCAGGAGCAGCTCGATGAATTGCATATCGAGCTTAAGCACTATGCCGAGAAGGCTGCACAGGAAGAGTAA
- a CDS encoding NUDIX hydrolase — MSKIKPITAAGGVVYREGSQKIKPNILAIYRRGKWDLPKGKLEDGETIKECAVREVAEEVGLTTTPNIATKLHETYHEYEQAGTYFGKTTHWFAMQLNEEDQGGEFNAQEEEGIEEVKWFDLEKAKIMMGYANLVEVLDAFDQWQQ, encoded by the coding sequence ATGTCTAAGATCAAACCGATAACAGCAGCAGGAGGAGTTGTTTATCGAGAGGGCTCTCAGAAGATAAAGCCCAATATTCTGGCTATATATCGGCGCGGAAAGTGGGATTTACCCAAGGGCAAACTAGAAGATGGAGAGACAATTAAAGAATGTGCCGTCCGGGAAGTAGCCGAAGAAGTAGGCCTTACTACAACTCCTAATATTGCTACTAAATTGCATGAAACCTATCATGAATATGAGCAGGCTGGTACTTACTTTGGCAAAACAACCCACTGGTTTGCGATGCAGTTAAATGAGGAAGACCAAGGAGGAGAATTTAATGCTCAAGAGGAGGAAGGCATTGAGGAAGTAAAATGGTTTGATTTGGAGAAGGCTAAAATTATGATGGGCTATGCTAACCTCGTTGAAGTACTTGATGCTTTTGATCAGTGGCAGCAGTAA